In Alkalihalobacillus sp. AL-G, the genomic stretch AATTGTTCAGGTTGTAGATTTTCCTGTAGCAGCACGGCTGTTTTCGCATCCATTCCGTTTGCTTTTCCACCGACATACAGATCAAAACCATTTTTCCGTTTAATTACTCCTATATCATTAACCAAAGGTTCTCCACATGCATTTGAGCAACCAGTATACGCAGGTCGTAACGTGAAGGGTACATCTTGTCCAGCAATTCGATTGTTTAGCTCGATGGCTACCGGCATTCCTTCTTCTTCTGAACCCTTACAAAAACTACATGTTCTCAAACTTTTAACATAAGGACCGACTTTATAAATTCTTAAACCAACCTTTTCAAGTTCAACAATCACTTCTTCAACATTTTTTTCGGGAACTTTTATGTAAAGCTGCTGGAAAGTTGTTAGTTCAATTTCGGAGTCATCATCTAAATATTTTGCTAGTTTGATCAGCTGCTTCGAGGTTAATTTTGATCCAAAACTTATACCAGCGTTTACAGCTAACGTGATTTTTTTATTAGGTTCCATTTCACCCCTCCTCTTTTGTCTTTTGTAATATTGTAAATATACTATACCTCCGTAATGTATTCAATATAAAATAGTGAATTTTCTGTATTTTATCAAAAATGTTGATTCGTTATAATCACACAGCCACTTAAAATTCCTTGTATCAATGCAATGCTAATCGGGATAACTCTAAGTATAAATAGGATTAACAGTATAGGAGAAGTTTTTCGTATCCCAAGCGGGAGAGGAAGGTGACGGGGTGAAAACGGAATGGGATAAAGCAGGATCTTAAAGAAGGGCAATATGGGAAATGAAGCAAAAAAACATGAACATGAAAGTCCAGATTAAGAGATAATCTTGTTTCACCATCGCCAATATGTGTACGAAACAAG encodes the following:
- a CDS encoding nitrite reductase — its product is MEPNKKITLAVNAGISFGSKLTSKQLIKLAKYLDDDSEIELTTFQQLYIKVPEKNVEEVIVELEKVGLRIYKVGPYVKSLRTCSFCKGSEEEGMPVAIELNNRIAGQDVPFTLRPAYTGCSNACGEPLVNDIGVIKRKNGFDLYVGGKANGMDAKTAVLLQENLQPEQLYELIDEVLEVYRQHGKRREHFSKFLERFGMDKFTKELGIANH